In one Caloranaerobacter sp. TR13 genomic region, the following are encoded:
- a CDS encoding small, acid-soluble spore protein, alpha/beta type codes for MSKTRKKKKIETLEDKLKYEIARELGLLEKIKKVGWAGLTAKETGRIGGMITVKKKLMKRKLEKEKEL; via the coding sequence GTGAGCAAAACAAGAAAGAAGAAAAAAATAGAAACTTTAGAGGATAAATTAAAATATGAAATAGCTAGAGAATTAGGGTTATTAGAGAAAATAAAAAAAGTTGGGTGGGCGGGGTTAACAGCTAAGGAAACAGGTCGGATAGGAGGAATGATTACAGTAAAAAAGAAATTAATGAAACGTAAGCTAGAAAAGGAGAAAGAATTGTAA
- a CDS encoding type II CAAX endopeptidase family protein — protein MNNELNVESKLNILGTNLFYLLIGIILLTIGSLVQRWDIYKGLIITEYIIILLPALIYLKIKRQSLRKVLRLNKLSLKQILLIPIIVILSYPIGAFLNLIVMIFLSFFGEVKPPPIPIPNNEIELLKGFFVVALSAGICEEVMFRGLIMKGYEKLGKWKAIIFSAVLFGLFHFNIQNLLGPIFLGLLFGFIVYKTDSLYASMLAHFTNNALALFLGFIVNKFNTGNTTPSNVTLDISYTKTLIYGAIFLGAISLVAGTIVVMLLKKMPSSDNYISIYNEDYKKSMLTFVESIPLIVILIIYIIINVLNFSV, from the coding sequence ATGAATAATGAATTAAATGTTGAATCAAAGCTGAATATTTTAGGGACTAACTTGTTCTATCTATTAATAGGAATAATTTTACTTACAATAGGTTCATTGGTACAGAGATGGGATATTTATAAAGGGTTGATAATTACAGAATATATTATTATTTTATTGCCTGCATTGATTTATTTAAAAATTAAAAGACAATCGTTAAGAAAAGTGCTTAGACTTAATAAACTTTCTTTAAAACAGATACTATTAATACCTATTATTGTAATCTTATCATATCCGATTGGTGCATTTTTGAATTTGATAGTTATGATTTTTCTAAGTTTTTTTGGAGAAGTTAAACCTCCACCTATACCAATTCCAAATAATGAAATAGAACTATTAAAAGGTTTTTTTGTTGTAGCATTATCAGCTGGTATTTGTGAAGAAGTAATGTTTAGAGGATTAATAATGAAAGGATATGAAAAATTAGGAAAATGGAAAGCTATTATTTTTTCTGCTGTTTTATTCGGATTATTTCATTTTAATATACAGAATTTATTAGGACCGATTTTTTTAGGTTTATTATTTGGATTTATAGTTTATAAAACGGATTCACTTTATGCATCTATGTTGGCTCATTTTACAAATAATGCGTTGGCTTTATTTTTAGGTTTTATTGTAAATAAATTTAATACAGGTAATACTACGCCAAGCAATGTAACTTTAGATATATCATATACTAAGACTTTAATTTACGGAGCAATTTTTTTGGGAGCTATTTCGTTAGTTGCTGGGACTATAGTTGTTATGCTTCTTAAAAAAATGCCAAGTTCGGATAATTATATAAGTATTTATAATGAAGATTATAAGAAAAGCATGTTAACTTTTGTTGAAAGTATACCTCTAATTGTAATTTTAATAATATATATTATAATTAATGTTTTGAATTTTAGTGTTTAG